The proteins below are encoded in one region of Lactuca sativa cultivar Salinas chromosome 3, Lsat_Salinas_v11, whole genome shotgun sequence:
- the LOC111884133 gene encoding RNA-binding protein CP33, chloroplastic — MASLESLKLSHFHLSSSPNAQLLFPTKLNLSISFPTTKAKIILKSPFYPLPLPISRKFQVFLSSAIEQEISVVEEEKLEQTEKEENKRKLFVLNLPWSFSVADIKNLFGECGTVADIEIIKREDGKRGFTFITMSSGEEAMAVIKKFDSHELLGRILKVEYAKKFKKPTPPRSPSLPGVGETRHKLFVSNLAWKVRASNLKQFFGDFNPVSTRVVFSPSGNSAGYGFVSFSSKEEADSARLALDGKELLGRAIILKFSEKSGDKSESNEEAPSEEQPAES; from the exons ATGGcgtcacttgaatcactcaagcTCTCACACTTCCATCTCTCGTCTTCTCCAAACGCCCAATTACTTTTCCCAACAAAATTAAATCTCTCAATTTCATTTCCCACAACCAAGGCCAAAATTATCCTCAAATCCCCTTTTTATCCCCTCCCTCTTCCAATTTCAAGAAAATTCCAGGTATTCTTATCCTCAGCAATCGAACAAGAGATTTCAGTAGTAGAAGAAGAGAAATTGGAACAAACCGAGAAAGAAGAAAACAAAAGGAAGCTTTTTGTTCTTAATCTTCCATGGTCTTTCTCTGTTGCTGATATCAAGAATCTATTTGGCGAATGCGGAACCGTAGCAGATATTGAG atAATAAAAAGGGAGGATGGGAAGAGAGGGTTTACGTTTATCACAATGTCTTCTGGTGAAGAGGCTATGGCTGTAATCAAGAAATTCGATTCCCAT GAACTTTTGGGTAGGATTCTGAAAGTTGAATATGCAAAGAAATTCAAGAAACCAACACCACCTCGATCTCCATCTTTACCAGGTGTGGGTGAGACACGCCATAAGCTGTTTGTATCAAATCTTGCATGGAAAGTTAGGGCTTCAAATCTTAAACAATTCTTTGGTGATTTCAATCCTGTTTCCACTAGGGTTGTTTTCAGCCCTTCAGGAAATTCAGCTGGATATGGGTTTGTTTCATTTTCCTCAAAAGAAGAAGCCGATTCTGCCAGATTGGCGTTAGATGGGAAG GAATTACTTGGGAGAGcgattattttgaaatttagtgAAAAATCGGGTGATAAATCTGAAAGTAATGAGGAAGCCCCTTCAGAGGAACAACCTGCTGAATCATAG